CGGGCGACGCCTTCCAGCACCGGGACGCCCAGCGCCGTCGCCAGCGGCCGCGCCAGTTCCGCCGCCTGGTTGAAACCGCGCTCGGCCAGCCGGGCGCGGTGCAGGGGCACCGGGACGACGCCGTCCACCGCGCGGCCCGCGCAGCGCGAGGCCAGCAGGCGCCCCAGCAGCGCGCCGAAGTGCAGGGCGCCGGCGTACTTGAAGCGCGCCACGAGGGCGTCGACCGGGAAGCGCCACGCCAGCGGGGCCACCACGGTGGACCAGGGGCGCGGGCGCGCTGCGCACTCGGCACAGGGCCCGGGCACGCTCATGGGCGCGGCGCAGCCGGGGCATGCGCTGCCGATCCACGGCAGGTCGGCGCGGCAGGGCGCACAGATCCCGGCGGTGCCGGCCGGATCGCCGCACAGTTCGCAGGGCCAGCGCGGCAGGCGCGGCCCGAAGCGGCTGTTAACCAGCAAGGCCCACACAGGTTGACAGCCTCTCTTTGCGCTGCGAATACTCCGCAACCATCATGCGCCGCCCCGCTCGCCGCACACAGGGGCGTTTTTTCTTCTCCTGGCCCGCAAACGGGCCGTCGACAAGAGCCGCAAACCATGAGCGAAATCCGCACCGACTGGCGCCTCGAGGATGTCCGCGCCCTGTTCGAACTGCCGCTGTTCGAGTTGCTCTACCGGGCTCACGGCGTGCACCGCGAGCACTTCCCGCACCACGAGGTGCAGGTGAGCACCCTGCTGTCGGTGAAGACCGGTGCCTGCCCGGAAGATTGTGCGTACTGCCCGCAGAGCGTGCGCTACGACACCGGCCTGCCCGTCGACCCGCTGCTGGAGGTGGAGGCGGTGGTGGAGCGCGCGCGCGCAGCGCGTGCGGCCGGCGCCACGCGCTTCTGCATGGGCGCGGCCTGGCGCAATCCCAAGCCGAAGCAGCTGGCTGTGGTCATGGAGATGGTGCGGCAGGTGCGGGCGCTTGGCCTCGAAACCTGCGCCACTCTCGGCATGCTCACCGCCGAGCAGGCCGAGGCGCTGCGCGAGGCCGGGCTCGATTACTACAACCACAACCTCGACACCTCCGCGGCGTTCTACCCGGAGATCATCACCACGCGCACCTACGCGGACCGGCTGGAAACGCTGCAGCACGTGCGTGACGCCGGCATGAAGGTGTGCTGCGGCGGCATCCTCGGCATGGGCGAGGAGCGCGAGGACCGCGTGGCGCTGCTGCACACCCTCGCCACGCTGCCGGCGCACCCGGAAAGCGTCCCCATCAACCAGCTGGTGCGCGTGCCCGGCACGCCGCTGGAAGGCGCCGCACCGCTGGATCCCTTCGAGTTCATCCGCACCATCGCGGTGGCCCGCATCCTCATGCCGGGGTCGCACCTGCGGCTGTCGGCCGGGCGCACGGACATGAGCGAGGAGATGCAGGCGCTGGCCTTCTTCGCCGGCGCCAACTCTGTGTTCTACGGCGAGAAGCTGCTCACCACGCCGAACCCGGACGCCGACGGCGACATGGCGCTGTTCGAGCGCCTGGGGCTGGTGCCGGAACCCGGCCCGGCGGACGCGCGTGGCGACGCCCGCCACAACTGAGGCGCTGCGGCGCGAGCTGGAGCGACTCGAGCAGGCCGACCTCTACCGCCGCCGTCGCATCGCCGCCTGGTCGCCCGAGCTTGGCCCGGCGGAGCTGGTCGTGGATGGGCGTCGCTGCCTGGCCTTCTGCAGCAACGACTATCTCGGCCTGGCGCGCGACCCGCGGCTTGCCGAGGCGCTGGCCGCGCACGCGCGCACCGGAGGCACCGGCAGCGGCGCGGCGCACCTGGTGGCGGGCCACGGCCCGGAGCACCAGGCGCTGGAAGAGGAGCTGGCCGAGTTCACCGGCTTCCCGCGGGCGCTGCTGTTCTCCACCGGCTACATGGCCAACCTCGGCCTGCTGGGCGCGCTGGCCGAGCGCGGCGACCTGGTGGCGGAGGACCGGCTCAACCATGCCTCCCTGCTCGATGCCAGCCGGCTGTCCGGCGCCACCGTGCGTCGCTATGCCCACGCCGATGCGGCTGCGGCGGTGCGGCGCCTGCAGGGCGCGGCACGCCGGCGGTTCATCGTCACGGACGGGGTTTTCAGCATGGATGGGGATGCGGCGCCGCTTGCAGCATTGGCCGACGCCGCCCGGCGGCACCAGGCGGAGCTGCTGGTGGACGACGCCCATGGGCTGGGCGTGCTGGGGCCGGAAGGCACGGGCAGCGTCGCCGCGGCAGGGCTGCAGCCGGCGGACGTCACGGCGCTGGTGGGCACGCTGGGAAAGGCTTTCGGCACCTTCGGCGCCTTCGTCGCCGGCGGCGAGGCGGTCATCGAGACCCTGGTGCAGCGAGCCCGCAGCTACATCTACACCACCGCGCCGCCGCCGCCGCTGGCTGCTGCCACGCGCCGGGCGCTTGCCATCGCGCGCGCCGAGCCCTGGCGCCGCGCGCGCCTCGAGACGCTGGTGGCGCGCTTCCGGCACGGTGCCGCTACGCTGGGCCTCCGGCTGCTGCCATCGGCGACGCCGATCCAGCCCGTGCTGGCCGGCTCGTCCGGGGTCGCGCTGCAGGCCGCCGCAGCGCTGTTCGAGGCCGGACTGTGGGTGACGCCGATCCGGCCGCCGACGATCCCGGCAGGCACGGCCCGCCTGCGCATCACTTTGTCCGCCGCCCACGAGGAGGCGGATGTCGATCGCCTGCTGGAGGCGCTGGCGACGGTAGCGGCGCTGCGCGCGGAGGCCGGCGCATGAAGCTCGCGGTCGAGCTGCGCGGCGCGGGGCCCGGCCTGGTCATGCTGCACGGCTGGGGGCTCAACTCCGCCGCCTGGTCGCCCCTGCTGCCGCACCTGGCGCGGCGCTTCCGCCTGGCACTGATCGACCTGCCGGGCCACGGTCGCAACCGGGCCGCGGCCGTGACGCCCAGCCTCGCGGGCTGGGCGAACGCAATCGCGGACGTGGCCCCGCCCGGCAGCGCATGGCTGGGCTGGTCGCTCGGCGGCCAGGTCGCCATGGCCGCCGCCCTGGCGGGACACGATATCCGGCGCCTGGTGCTGGTCGCCACCACGCCGCGCTTCGTGGCCGCTCCGGACTGGCCCTGCGGCGTGCCCGCCGAGGAGCTGGCGGGTTTCGCAGGCGCCCTGGCGCGGGACCACGACAAGACGGTGCGCGACTTCCTCAGCCTGCAACTGCGCGGCGACGCCCGCGCCGCCACCCTGCTGCGCACCTTGCGCGCGCTGCTGGCCGAGAGCCCGGCGCCCGACCCGGCGGCGCTGGCCACGGGACTGGACATCCTCGCGACCACGGACCTGCGCGCGCAGCTGCCGGCCCTCGCGCTGCCCGCGCTGGTCCTGGCCGGCGAGCGCGACCGCCTCACCCCGGCGGCAGCCGGCCGACGCCTTGCCGCGGCCCTGCCCGACGGTCGTTGCCGCGTCTTCGCCGGCGCGGCCCATGCGCCCTTCCTCACGCATGAGGAAGAGTTTGCCGGCGCAGTGGCGTCTTTCCTGGACGGCACGGAGGTCGCCGCATGAGCCACGACCGTTACCATCTCGAGGGCCGGCGCGTACGTGCCGCCTTCGATGCCGCCGCGGCCGGCTACGACGCGGTCGCGGTGGTTCAGGCCGAAGTGCGCGCCCGCCTGCTCGAGCGCCTCGAGCTGTTCAGGCTGGCGCCACAGCGGATCCTGGACGCGGGTTGCGGCACCGGCCACGGCACGCGGGCGCTCCTGCGGCATTACCGGCGCGCCGGGGTCGTGGCCCTCGACCTGGCGCCCGGCATGCTGGCGCAGGCGCGCCGGCAGCGTCCGTGGTGGCGCCGGCTCGACCCGGTATGCGCCGACGCCGCGGCCTTGCCCCTCGCCGACGCCTCGGTCGACCTGGTGTTCTCCAACCTCATGTTGCAGTGGTGCAACGAGCCCGATGCGGTGTTCCGCGAGTTCCGCCGCGTGCTGCGGCCCGGCGGGCTGCTCCTGTTTGCCACCTTCGGCCCGGACACGCTCAAGGAGCTGCGCGCAGCGTGGAGCGCCGCGGACGGCCACACCCACGTCAGCCGCTTCATCGACATGCACGACCTCGGCGACGCCCTCGTGCGCGCCGGCCTCGCCGAACCCGTCATGGACGTGGAACACCTGACGCTCACCTACGCGGACCTGCGCAGCCTGATGCGCGACCTCAAGACCATGGGCGCAAGCAACGCTACGGCCGGGCGCAACCGCGGCCTCACCGGGCGGCAGCGCCTGGCGGCAGCAGAGGCGCACTACGAGCGCCTGCGCCGCGACGGGCGCCTGCCGGCCACCTGGGAAGTTGTGTACGGGCACGCCTGGGCGCCGACAGCCGCGGCGCGGCCCGCACCGGACGCGGACGGAGCAGTCACCGTGCCGCTGACAGACATCGGGCGGCGGCGGCGATGAAAGGCATATTCGTCGCCGGCACCGACACCGGCGTGGGCAAGACGCTGTTCAGCGCCGCGCTGCTGCTGCACCTGGCGCAGGCCGGCGTGCGCGCCGCGGCCTGCAAGCCGGTCTCGGCCGGTTGCCGGCGCGAGGGCTGCCGGCTGGTGAACGCCGATGCCGAGCTGCTGGCCGCGACCGCGCCGTTGCAACGGCCGCTGGAAATCGTCAATCCGTTCGCGCTGGAGCCGGCGATCGCGCCGCACATCGCGGCCGCCGAGGCCGGTGTCGAGCTGCAGGCGGCCATGCTGGCGGATGCCTGCCACCGCGCCGGGGACGGCGCGGACTTCACACTGGTGGAGGGTGCGGGGGGCTGGCGTGTGCCGCTGAATGCGCGGGAGACGCTGGCGGACGTGGCGCGCTTGCTGGAATTTCCGGTGGTGCTGGTGGTGGGATTGCGCCTCGGCTGCCTGAATCACGCCCTGCTGAGCGCCGAGGCCATTCGCGCGGACGGACTCGAGCTGGCGGGCTGGGTGGCCAACCCGATCGATCCGGCCATGCCCAGGCTGGAGGAGAACATCAGCGCCCTGGAGGCCCGCCTGGGGGCGCCGCTGCTGGCGCGGCTGCCTCATTGCCGGCATCCGGGCGAACTGGCGCGGGCCCGGGAAGCCGCCGCCGTGTTGCGCCGTATTACGGCATTCACTTACGATTAGCGCGCTTTTTGCGACGCCCTGGTCGGCGGCGGGAGGTTGGAGACGTCTCCGAAATCAGCGACAAGCTTCTCGGACAGGTCCTGGTCAGCGCAAATTCCTCGCTGACCCGGCAGGGAGCTTTCCTGTTTTTCGGCGTGACGGCTGTATCCTCCCTGGTGCTGGCGGGAGCGCTCGCAGCGCGTGGTTTCTGGCCGGTGCTGCCGTTTGCCGGGCTCGAATTGTTCGCGCTCGGCGTGGCGCTGGGCCTGAGCATGAAGCGGGGCCGGTACCGGGAGATCGTCAGCGTGTACGGCGA
This portion of the Thioalkalivibrio sp. XN279 genome encodes:
- the bioB gene encoding biotin synthase BioB, with the protein product MSEIRTDWRLEDVRALFELPLFELLYRAHGVHREHFPHHEVQVSTLLSVKTGACPEDCAYCPQSVRYDTGLPVDPLLEVEAVVERARAARAAGATRFCMGAAWRNPKPKQLAVVMEMVRQVRALGLETCATLGMLTAEQAEALREAGLDYYNHNLDTSAAFYPEIITTRTYADRLETLQHVRDAGMKVCCGGILGMGEEREDRVALLHTLATLPAHPESVPINQLVRVPGTPLEGAAPLDPFEFIRTIAVARILMPGSHLRLSAGRTDMSEEMQALAFFAGANSVFYGEKLLTTPNPDADGDMALFERLGLVPEPGPADARGDARHN
- the bioF gene encoding 8-amino-7-oxononanoate synthase, which codes for MATPATTEALRRELERLEQADLYRRRRIAAWSPELGPAELVVDGRRCLAFCSNDYLGLARDPRLAEALAAHARTGGTGSGAAHLVAGHGPEHQALEEELAEFTGFPRALLFSTGYMANLGLLGALAERGDLVAEDRLNHASLLDASRLSGATVRRYAHADAAAAVRRLQGAARRRFIVTDGVFSMDGDAAPLAALADAARRHQAELLVDDAHGLGVLGPEGTGSVAAAGLQPADVTALVGTLGKAFGTFGAFVAGGEAVIETLVQRARSYIYTTAPPPPLAAATRRALAIARAEPWRRARLETLVARFRHGAATLGLRLLPSATPIQPVLAGSSGVALQAAAALFEAGLWVTPIRPPTIPAGTARLRITLSAAHEEADVDRLLEALATVAALRAEAGA
- the bioH gene encoding pimeloyl-ACP methyl ester esterase BioH, whose product is MKLAVELRGAGPGLVMLHGWGLNSAAWSPLLPHLARRFRLALIDLPGHGRNRAAAVTPSLAGWANAIADVAPPGSAWLGWSLGGQVAMAAALAGHDIRRLVLVATTPRFVAAPDWPCGVPAEELAGFAGALARDHDKTVRDFLSLQLRGDARAATLLRTLRALLAESPAPDPAALATGLDILATTDLRAQLPALALPALVLAGERDRLTPAAAGRRLAAALPDGRCRVFAGAAHAPFLTHEEEFAGAVASFLDGTEVAA
- the bioC gene encoding malonyl-ACP O-methyltransferase BioC, whose translation is MSHDRYHLEGRRVRAAFDAAAAGYDAVAVVQAEVRARLLERLELFRLAPQRILDAGCGTGHGTRALLRHYRRAGVVALDLAPGMLAQARRQRPWWRRLDPVCADAAALPLADASVDLVFSNLMLQWCNEPDAVFREFRRVLRPGGLLLFATFGPDTLKELRAAWSAADGHTHVSRFIDMHDLGDALVRAGLAEPVMDVEHLTLTYADLRSLMRDLKTMGASNATAGRNRGLTGRQRLAAAEAHYERLRRDGRLPATWEVVYGHAWAPTAAARPAPDADGAVTVPLTDIGRRRR
- the bioD gene encoding dethiobiotin synthase; translated protein: MKGIFVAGTDTGVGKTLFSAALLLHLAQAGVRAAACKPVSAGCRREGCRLVNADAELLAATAPLQRPLEIVNPFALEPAIAPHIAAAEAGVELQAAMLADACHRAGDGADFTLVEGAGGWRVPLNARETLADVARLLEFPVVLVVGLRLGCLNHALLSAEAIRADGLELAGWVANPIDPAMPRLEENISALEARLGAPLLARLPHCRHPGELARAREAAAVLRRITAFTYD
- a CDS encoding DUF2244 domain-containing protein, with amino-acid sequence MRRPGRRREVGDVSEISDKLLGQVLVSANSSLTRQGAFLFFGVTAVSSLVLAGALAARGFWPVLPFAGLELFALGVALGLSMKRGRYREIVSVYGDRIVVERGAGALEERFELPRHWTRVELERAPWRGHPPRLLLCCGRERREIGAVLTGNERESLRLRLAELVAGKEPAHATAGRDRANDRTRVS